The following are encoded in a window of Bacteroidota bacterium genomic DNA:
- a CDS encoding TolC family protein, which translates to MKRRSLLIAGLAAFFSLTAGAKQKLVLSIDDAIRIGLQNSKALHSSQFKLDAAAAKASETNTLALPSLKFNGVYTRLSEVPPEAVDLPANSFAPGFPPTDLSLTLSPTILDNYSLRATLAQPLFTGKKISGAIEAADYSARATEQDLRKDKADITYGIQEAYWVLYQAIEAKRFVDENVDQVRIHETDADNLLRQGLLTKNDLMKVQVQMSDALVRQIDAEDAVQLAMYSLNNTLGLPLQTQIELSSAIRVNDRSWDAVDSLIKSAMDRRPEVLGMDARVKAGEAGLESARGSWWPQIYLVGNYSYLNPNTRYFPVVEQFKGTWDLSVSLSYDIWNWWQTGYQTAQAQAQLAQAQEGLSIVRDGVTLEVTQCYLSIEKAKERKAVSEQGVAQAEENYRIMTGKYKQGLAVNSDLRDAEVELLQAKLNLTQSLVNYQLAIARLTRAIGE; encoded by the coding sequence ATGAAACGCCGATCATTATTAATTGCCGGCCTCGCTGCTTTTTTTTCGTTGACGGCGGGGGCGAAGCAAAAACTTGTATTGTCAATCGACGACGCAATTCGCATAGGACTCCAGAACAGCAAGGCTCTTCATAGCTCTCAATTCAAGCTCGATGCGGCGGCTGCAAAAGCGAGCGAGACAAATACTCTGGCGCTTCCATCGCTGAAATTCAACGGGGTGTACACCCGGCTCAGCGAAGTTCCGCCGGAAGCGGTGGATCTACCGGCAAATTCATTCGCCCCCGGTTTCCCCCCGACCGATCTTTCGCTGACGCTGTCGCCGACGATCCTGGACAACTATTCTCTGCGCGCAACACTCGCACAGCCCCTCTTCACCGGGAAAAAAATTTCCGGAGCGATCGAAGCGGCAGATTATTCAGCCCGCGCAACGGAGCAGGATCTCCGCAAAGATAAAGCCGACATCACCTACGGAATCCAGGAAGCATACTGGGTCTTGTACCAGGCGATCGAGGCAAAGCGCTTCGTGGATGAAAATGTCGATCAAGTACGGATTCACGAGACCGACGCAGACAACCTGCTAAGGCAGGGCTTACTCACCAAAAATGACCTGATGAAAGTTCAGGTGCAAATGTCCGACGCTCTGGTCCGGCAGATCGACGCTGAGGACGCAGTGCAGCTGGCGATGTATTCGCTCAACAATACGCTCGGCCTTCCGCTCCAGACGCAGATCGAGCTCTCGTCCGCCATTCGGGTCAACGACCGGTCATGGGATGCGGTGGACTCGCTGATCAAGTCCGCCATGGACAGACGCCCGGAAGTTCTGGGAATGGATGCGCGCGTCAAAGCGGGGGAAGCTGGCCTTGAATCGGCGCGGGGCTCGTGGTGGCCTCAAATCTATTTGGTCGGGAATTACAGCTACCTCAACCCCAACACGCGCTATTTCCCCGTCGTAGAACAATTCAAGGGAACCTGGGATCTTTCCGTTTCTTTGTCGTATGACATCTGGAACTGGTGGCAGACCGGCTATCAGACTGCACAGGCGCAGGCACAGCTGGCGCAGGCGCAAGAGGGGCTTTCGATCGTTCGGGACGGCGTGACGCTTGAAGTGACCCAATGCTATCTCTCAATAGAGAAGGCAAAGGAACGGAAGGCGGTCTCGGAGCAGGGGGTCGCACAGGCGGAAGAGAATTACAGGATCATGACTGGCAAATACAAACAAGGCCTTGCGGTGAACTCGGACCTTCGCGATGCTGAGGTTGAGCTCCTTCAGGCAAAATTGAATCTAACTCAATCGTTGGTCAACTATCAACTAGCGATTGCCCGTCTCACGAGGGCGATCGGCGAATAG